The proteins below are encoded in one region of Ornithinimicrobium avium:
- a CDS encoding cell wall-binding repeat-containing protein yields MNKHVGTRRRIGFLSAGLLVATISVGGTLAQGAAPPTAGAAVVAAGAPSSPTDESAVPHYFGPYPNWANSPYTLSTADVALVDPAGTGAGAEAVAAVDPLTGGISAITVTAPGHDYSPATTVTVDGSTGTAAAATVSVNPAGGVIGLTVGEAGSGYGALGLAITGGGGSGATGTASGGVDAVHLADGGSGYTMPTVDFDLPDDPNGSIARAHVPMIASGDAVDGMDASGTITAVVVDDPGSGYSTAPSVTVRDGTVFDPISGATPATATTTLKLVGASVTAPGTGYTSRPGVQVNDPTGTGTGATVTSRTDLGSISAITVDSPGDGYLSPGIKKFQDQLPLTCDPGTDGLGCPLAPDTASTGAAAKFIPTAVPEVKTYDGKEADEYVIGLVQYRTKFSTDLPATLVRGYVQLSTAAVPGRQVPLYNELLDGTRQPIAGYTGVASPQWLGPFIGATKDRPVRIVFRNLLPNGAAGDLFLPTDSTMMGSGMGPMDMGAPADEGSVLDGVRNPDCTAYPKSDACFKDNRATLHLHGGITPWISDGTPHQWITPAGEDTAWPQGVSVENVPDMVTGSGAEVCAAADDGCSTFYYTNQQSARLMFYHDHSWGITRLNVYAGEAAGYKITDDTEKKLISDGTLPGADATIPLVVQDRTFTPDEATLALQDPTWDATRWGGKGSFWYHHVYMPAQNPGDPSGMSAYGRWMYGPWFWPPASDAVHGPIANPYFDPACNLDDPATWQYQTDPFCEPQEIPGTPNVSAGMEQFNDTPIINGVAYPTVTLQPKSYRLTFLNAANDRFFNLQWYTADPDQGDGTTEVALNADELAAAQTNPNVSPTPVGTNDDAYGPDWVQIANEGGFLPAPAVIDGQQPATYITDPTRFDVGNVDQSSLLMAPAERADVVVDFSRFAGKTLILYNDAPAAFPARVPSYDYYTGAPDLSPVGSPTPLAGYGPNIRTVMQVRIADEAPAAAFNLTKLRSAFSHKANGSGVFESGQNPVIVGQAAYNSAYGSSFAASSNCNARPGVERCDGMLRVHDTGTFGFNTLRSPATRVSLTVEPKAIHDEMNASSFDDFGRMTANLGIEAQPPTPGLQNVTLYPFINPQTELIDGTNLPTADVKVTPIKDLKDGTQIWRFTHNGVDTHPIHFHLYDVQVLNRVTWDNIIIPTSPAELGWKDTVRMSPLEDTIVALRPIVPTAPFEVPNSIRPLSPMDPLGSTTGFNNIDPQGNPTAQILNKLVNFGWEYVYHCHILSHEEMDMMRPVSLALPPLPAESLASTLVGTGADRHVRLTWTDGSITETSFVVQRTTDDLTWTDVGTVERPLDQENTRGSTVALTDTTSDATTTYRYRVQSVNTVGYGGEFPSMSVRSTSPELAVGAGLVGPVVDRVAGADRYATAADLALANFDPGVATVYVGSGQDFPDAVSGGALAGTEGVPVLLTRSGSLPAPTRAALQTLAPARIVVLGGPTAISADVEAQLAAYAGTVERLAGSDRYGTSAAVAAQYPAGVNVAFLANGSGFPDALSASAAAGVQDSPVLLTRAGSIPAEVAAQLARLDPARIVVLGGTDAVSDAVMTQAHAYATDVVRIGGADRYETSANVAAEFFTAPVAHAMLASGSGFADALAAAPVAAKYASPVLLTRQASIPAPILAAIIDLRVQKLTIVGGYTAVALAVQQELEALVYP; encoded by the coding sequence ATGAACAAGCATGTGGGGACTCGCCGCAGGATCGGCTTCCTGAGTGCCGGACTCCTGGTGGCCACGATCTCGGTGGGCGGCACGCTGGCCCAGGGAGCAGCTCCGCCGACCGCCGGCGCGGCGGTCGTCGCAGCGGGCGCGCCGAGCTCGCCGACGGACGAGTCCGCGGTCCCCCACTACTTCGGGCCCTACCCCAACTGGGCCAACAGCCCCTACACGCTGTCCACCGCCGACGTCGCCCTGGTGGACCCCGCGGGCACCGGAGCAGGCGCCGAGGCGGTGGCGGCGGTGGACCCCCTCACGGGCGGCATCTCCGCCATCACCGTCACTGCACCGGGCCACGACTACTCCCCCGCCACGACCGTCACCGTCGACGGCAGCACCGGGACCGCGGCCGCGGCGACGGTGAGCGTGAACCCCGCCGGTGGCGTCATCGGCCTCACGGTCGGCGAGGCGGGCTCCGGCTACGGCGCGCTCGGCCTGGCGATCACCGGTGGCGGTGGCAGCGGCGCGACGGGCACCGCCTCGGGGGGCGTCGACGCCGTCCACCTCGCCGACGGTGGCAGCGGTTACACCATGCCGACCGTCGACTTCGACCTCCCCGACGACCCGAACGGCTCGATCGCCAGGGCCCACGTCCCGATGATCGCCAGCGGCGATGCGGTCGACGGCATGGACGCCAGCGGCACGATCACGGCCGTCGTCGTCGACGACCCCGGCTCCGGCTACAGCACCGCACCCTCCGTCACGGTCCGCGACGGCACGGTCTTCGACCCGATCAGCGGGGCCACCCCTGCCACCGCCACCACCACGCTGAAGCTGGTCGGTGCGTCGGTGACCGCGCCGGGCACCGGCTACACGAGCCGGCCGGGCGTGCAGGTCAACGACCCGACGGGGACCGGCACCGGTGCCACGGTGACGTCCCGCACCGACCTGGGCTCGATCAGCGCGATCACGGTGGACAGCCCCGGCGACGGCTACCTGTCCCCGGGCATCAAGAAGTTCCAGGACCAGCTCCCGCTGACCTGCGACCCCGGCACCGACGGCTTGGGCTGCCCGCTCGCGCCGGACACCGCGTCCACGGGCGCGGCCGCGAAGTTCATCCCCACCGCCGTGCCCGAGGTCAAGACCTACGACGGGAAGGAGGCCGACGAGTACGTCATCGGCCTCGTGCAGTACCGCACCAAGTTCTCGACCGACCTTCCCGCCACGCTGGTGCGCGGCTACGTGCAGCTGTCCACCGCGGCGGTCCCGGGCCGGCAGGTGCCGCTCTACAACGAGCTGCTCGACGGGACCCGTCAGCCGATCGCCGGCTACACCGGCGTCGCCTCCCCGCAGTGGCTCGGCCCGTTCATCGGGGCGACCAAGGACCGTCCGGTGCGGATCGTCTTCCGCAACCTGCTGCCCAACGGTGCCGCCGGCGACCTTTTCCTGCCGACCGACAGCACGATGATGGGCTCCGGCATGGGCCCGATGGACATGGGCGCGCCGGCCGACGAGGGCAGCGTGCTCGACGGTGTGCGGAACCCGGACTGCACGGCATACCCCAAGTCGGACGCGTGCTTCAAGGACAACCGGGCCACGCTGCACCTGCACGGCGGCATCACCCCGTGGATCAGCGACGGCACGCCGCACCAGTGGATCACCCCGGCCGGCGAGGACACCGCCTGGCCGCAGGGCGTGAGCGTGGAGAACGTGCCCGACATGGTCACCGGATCCGGCGCAGAGGTCTGCGCCGCGGCCGACGACGGGTGCTCGACCTTCTACTACACCAACCAGCAGAGCGCGCGGCTGATGTTCTACCACGACCACTCCTGGGGCATCACCCGGCTCAACGTCTACGCCGGTGAGGCCGCCGGCTACAAGATCACCGACGACACCGAGAAGAAGCTGATCTCCGACGGCACCCTCCCCGGGGCGGACGCGACGATCCCGCTGGTCGTGCAGGACCGGACGTTCACGCCCGACGAGGCGACCCTCGCCCTGCAGGACCCGACCTGGGACGCGACCCGGTGGGGCGGCAAGGGCAGCTTCTGGTACCACCACGTCTACATGCCGGCGCAGAACCCGGGAGACCCGTCCGGCATGAGCGCCTACGGCCGCTGGATGTACGGGCCGTGGTTCTGGCCACCGGCCAGCGACGCGGTCCACGGACCGATCGCGAACCCCTACTTCGACCCGGCGTGCAACCTGGACGACCCGGCCACCTGGCAGTACCAGACCGACCCGTTCTGCGAGCCGCAGGAGATCCCCGGCACGCCGAACGTCTCGGCCGGGATGGAGCAGTTCAACGACACCCCGATCATCAACGGCGTCGCCTACCCGACCGTGACGCTGCAGCCGAAGAGCTACCGGCTCACGTTCCTGAACGCGGCCAACGACCGGTTCTTCAACCTCCAGTGGTACACGGCCGACCCGGACCAGGGTGACGGCACGACCGAGGTCGCGCTCAACGCAGACGAGCTGGCGGCGGCCCAGACCAACCCGAACGTCTCACCGACGCCGGTGGGGACGAACGACGACGCCTACGGACCCGACTGGGTCCAGATCGCCAACGAGGGCGGCTTCCTGCCGGCCCCCGCGGTGATCGACGGGCAGCAGCCGGCGACGTACATCACCGACCCGACCCGGTTCGACGTCGGCAACGTCGACCAGTCCTCGCTGCTGATGGCGCCGGCCGAGCGGGCGGACGTGGTCGTGGACTTCAGCAGGTTCGCGGGGAAGACGCTCATCCTCTACAACGACGCCCCGGCAGCCTTCCCCGCTCGGGTCCCGTCCTACGACTACTACACCGGCGCACCCGACCTCAGCCCCGTGGGCTCGCCCACGCCGCTGGCCGGCTACGGTCCGAACATCCGTACGGTCATGCAGGTCAGGATCGCTGACGAGGCGCCGGCGGCAGCCTTCAACCTCACCAAGCTGCGCTCGGCGTTCTCGCACAAGGCCAACGGGTCCGGCGTCTTCGAGTCCGGCCAGAACCCGGTCATCGTGGGCCAGGCGGCCTACAACTCCGCCTACGGATCCTCGTTCGCGGCGAGCAGCAACTGCAACGCACGCCCGGGTGTGGAACGGTGCGACGGCATGCTGCGGGTGCACGACACCGGCACCTTCGGGTTCAACACGCTGCGCTCGCCGGCGACCAGGGTCTCCCTGACGGTGGAGCCCAAGGCGATCCACGACGAGATGAACGCCTCGTCCTTCGACGACTTCGGGCGGATGACGGCCAACCTCGGCATCGAGGCGCAGCCGCCGACACCGGGGCTGCAGAACGTGACGCTCTACCCCTTCATCAACCCGCAGACGGAGCTGATCGACGGGACGAACCTGCCCACGGCGGATGTCAAGGTCACCCCGATCAAGGACCTGAAGGACGGCACGCAGATCTGGCGGTTCACGCACAACGGGGTGGACACGCACCCGATCCACTTCCACCTCTACGACGTCCAGGTGCTCAACCGGGTGACCTGGGACAACATCATCATCCCGACCAGCCCGGCCGAGCTGGGGTGGAAGGACACGGTCCGGATGAGTCCGCTGGAGGACACCATCGTGGCCCTGCGACCGATCGTGCCGACGGCACCGTTCGAGGTGCCCAACTCGATCCGGCCGCTCAGTCCGATGGACCCGCTCGGGTCGACGACGGGCTTCAACAACATCGACCCGCAGGGCAACCCGACCGCCCAGATCCTCAACAAGCTGGTCAACTTCGGCTGGGAGTACGTCTACCACTGCCACATCCTGTCCCACGAGGAGATGGACATGATGCGACCGGTCAGCCTGGCGCTGCCGCCGCTGCCCGCGGAGAGCCTGGCGAGCACGCTCGTCGGCACGGGCGCCGACCGTCATGTGCGACTGACCTGGACGGACGGGTCGATCACCGAGACCTCGTTCGTGGTCCAGCGCACGACCGACGACCTGACCTGGACCGACGTCGGGACGGTCGAGCGGCCGCTCGACCAGGAGAACACGAGAGGGAGCACGGTTGCGCTCACCGACACCACGTCGGACGCGACCACGACCTACCGTTACCGGGTCCAGTCGGTGAACACCGTCGGGTACGGCGGGGAGTTCCCCAGCATGTCGGTGCGGTCCACCTCTCCCGAGCTCGCGGTGGGCGCTGGCCTGGTGGGGCCGGTGGTCGACCGGGTGGCGGGCGCGGACCGTTACGCCACCGCCGCAGACCTCGCCCTGGCGAACTTCGACCCGGGTGTGGCGACGGTCTACGTCGGCAGCGGGCAGGACTTCCCGGACGCAGTCTCCGGCGGCGCGCTGGCCGGCACCGAGGGCGTCCCGGTCCTGCTGACCCGCAGCGGCTCGCTGCCGGCGCCCACCCGGGCGGCCCTGCAGACGCTGGCCCCGGCGCGGATCGTCGTCCTCGGCGGTCCCACCGCGATCAGCGCCGACGTCGAGGCACAGCTCGCGGCCTACGCCGGCACCGTGGAGCGTCTCGCCGGGAGCGACCGGTACGGCACCTCGGCAGCCGTCGCCGCGCAGTACCCGGCGGGCGTCAACGTGGCCTTCCTGGCCAACGGCTCCGGCTTCCCCGACGCCCTGTCCGCCTCCGCGGCGGCCGGGGTGCAGGACTCCCCGGTGCTGCTGACCCGGGCGGGCTCGATCCCGGCCGAGGTGGCGGCGCAGCTCGCCCGGCTCGACCCGGCCAGGATCGTGGTCCTGGGAGGCACCGACGCGGTCAGCGACGCGGTCATGACGCAGGCGCACGCCTACGCCACCGACGTGGTCCGGATCGGTGGTGCCGATCGGTACGAGACCTCGGCCAACGTGGCTGCGGAGTTCTTCACCGCTCCGGTCGCCCACGCGATGCTGGCCTCCGGCTCCGGCTTCGCCGACGCCCTGGCCGC